From the Paenibacillus tianjinensis genome, the window TGAACTGGTTCACAGCGTATCCGGAAAGCGAGGACCTCGACGGCAGCAATGAAATTCCGACCCTGCTGGATTACAAAACGATGAAGATATTCAACGAATACGATACTCCGGAAATCCTGGAACGGCTGAAGCTGATCCGCAAATGGTACGAAGCCGGCTATATCAATAAGAATGGGGCCACGGACAAAACAGAGCTGAAGGATGCTGTAAAAAGCGGCAAAGCCTGGTTCGTCTACGGTAATATGAACCCGACCTCCACCAACGACTGGACGCGTCTGGCCGAGAAGCCAATGATTATCAAAACCCTCCTGCCGGTGCAGGTAGGCACGAAGAGTCTGCAGGGCTCGATGCTGGCCATCTCCAGAACCTCCAAGAATCCGGAGCGGGCGATGATGTTCATCAATCTGATTCATACCGATCCTGTACTGTATAACCTGCTCACCTTCGGTATTGAAGGCAAACATTACAAGAAGCTGGATGCGAACACTGTAGAGTTCATTCCGGACAGCGGCTACAATTCCGTCTCTTCCTGGATGATCGGGAATGTGCTGCTCAACTACCTGAATAAGGATGAGGATCCAAGACGGGTGCAGCTGTACAAAGACTGGAATGCCAACTCCAAAACCTCACCGGTCATCGGCTTTGTCTTTGATTCCACGAAGGTGCAGTCGCAGATCGGGGCGCTGATCAATATTACGAAGCAGTATAAGAACACCCTGTACTCTGGGGAAAAAGATCCGGAACCGATCCTGAAGGAAATGAACAGCAAGCTAAAAGCTGCGGGACTGGATGCCGTGATTAATGAGCTTCAAACGCAAATGGATGCATTTCTGGCCGCCAAATAAGTAACTGAAGCAGTAGCAGACCCGGTCTCCGGCAAGCGTCGTGAAATTAGCCGCTTGTCCGGTTACCGGGTATTCATATTCGCAGAGCCAGCACTTGGGGTGCCCTAATCTTATTAGAGAAGAGGGTGTTAATGTGCGAATTCATAAAAGTACAGCGAAACTGCTTGTCCTGTTATTGGTTATGACCACGTTTATTGC encodes:
- a CDS encoding ABC transporter substrate-binding protein, translated to MAIKKGTGLMLSLVLMIGLTLSGCGGNTNNTKNAAPEATAKSTAGPAATETATATATEKTNELEQVELSLYLPGGPDKDVASVEQEINAYLKDKINATIKINQLSWDKPADKVNLMIQSGEVFDMVYTWNFMTNAAKGAYAPLEDLLDKYAKETKAQINPAYLQAATVNGHLYAVPTEKELGQSVGFAFDKAIVDKYGFDVNSITKLEDIEPMLKVIKEKEPGMSPLFMNHTDSLNWFTAYPESEDLDGSNEIPTLLDYKTMKIFNEYDTPEILERLKLIRKWYEAGYINKNGATDKTELKDAVKSGKAWFVYGNMNPTSTNDWTRLAEKPMIIKTLLPVQVGTKSLQGSMLAISRTSKNPERAMMFINLIHTDPVLYNLLTFGIEGKHYKKLDANTVEFIPDSGYNSVSSWMIGNVLLNYLNKDEDPRRVQLYKDWNANSKTSPVIGFVFDSTKVQSQIGALINITKQYKNTLYSGEKDPEPILKEMNSKLKAAGLDAVINELQTQMDAFLAAK